The following proteins come from a genomic window of Archocentrus centrarchus isolate MPI-CPG fArcCen1 chromosome 3, fArcCen1, whole genome shotgun sequence:
- the rhcga gene encoding rh family, C glycoprotein a — MGNCCERAASFFGPQKNTYVRVSLPAVCFVWQIAMVVLFGVFIRYDDESDVKGWLQYKKEHNITSDIENDFYFRYPSFQDVHVMIFVGFGFLMTFLKRYSFSGVGFNFLIAAFGLQWALLMQGWFHSLDPVTGKIHIGIESLINADFCCAASLIAYGALLGKVSPVQLMVVTLFGVTLFAVEEYIILDLFHCRDSGGSMVIHTFGGYYGLAISWVLYRPNLHLSKRLQGSVYHSDLFAMIGALFLWMFWPSFNSAISHHGDGQLRTAINTYLALASGVLTAVAISSLAEKKGKLDMVHIQNSTLAAGVAMGSAAEFMIMPYGSLIVGFCSGIISTFGYLYVTPFLEKYLKLQDTCGIHNLHAVPGMLGGFVGAIVAAAASVDVYSEQGLINTFSLEGKYRNRTLGTQGAYQAAGTCVAIAFGLVGGVCVGFILRLPIWADPADDFCFDDEAYWELPEDEETIPPVLEYNNHMTHKSQDTCESNFALEES, encoded by the exons ATGGGAAACTGTTGTGAAAGAGCTGCTAGCTTTTTTGGCCCGCAGAAGAACACCTATGTGCGTGTTAGTTTGCCAGCTGTCTGCTTTGTCTGGCAGATTGCTATGGTGGTTCTGTTTGGAGTTTTTATCCGGTATGATGATGAATCAGATGTTAAAGGGTGGCTccagtacaaaaaagagcacaacATCACCAGTGACATTGAGAATGACTTCTACTTCAGATATCCCA GTTTTCAGGATGTGCATGTCATGATCTTTGTTGGTTTCGGTTTTCTCATGACTTTCCTGAAGCGATACAGCTTTAGTGGTGTGGGCTTCAACTTCCTAATCGCTGCCTTTGGTCTGCAGTGGGCTCTTCTTATGCAAGGCTGGTTCCACTCCCTCGACCCCGTCACTGGAAAAATCCACATAGGAATTGAGAG TCTGATCAATGCTGACTTCTGCTGTGCTGCGTCTCTGATCGCCTACGGTGCCCTCCTGGGAAAAGTAAGCCCCGTCCAGCTGATGGTTGTCACCTTGTTTGGCGTCACACTTTTTGCTGTGGAAGAATACATCATTCTTGACCTCTTTCAT TGCCGAGATTCTGGCGGCTCCATGGTCATTCACACCTTTGGAGGATACTATGGTTTGGCCATCTCCTGGGTGCTGTACCGACCAAACCTGCACTTAAGTAAACGCCTCCAGGGCTCTGTCTACCACTCTGATTTGTTTGCTATGATTG GTGCACTGTTCCTGTGGATGTTCTGGCCCAGTTTCAACTCAGCCATCTCACACCATGGTGATGGACAGCTTAGAACCGCCATCAATACTTACCTTGCCCTCGCATCTGGTGTTCTCACTGCTGTGGCCATCTCCAGTTTAgctgaaaagaaaggaaaactaGACATG GTACATATCCAGAATTCCACATTAGCTGCAGGTGTTGCAATGGGATCAGCTGCTGAATTTATGATCATGCCATATGGTTCACTCATTGTGGGTTTCTGCTCTGGGATCATCTCCACCTTTGGATACCTCTATGTCACA CCCTTTTTGGAGAAATATCTGAAGCTCCAAGACACATGTGGTATCCACAATCTGCATGCAGTGCCAGGGATGCTCGGTGGATTTGTAGGTGCCATTGTTGCGGCGGCAGCGTCTGTAGATGTCTATAGCGAACAAGG GCTCATCAACACATTTTCCTTGGAAGGCAAGTACAGAAACAGAACTTTGGGGACACAGGGAGCCTACCAGGCTGCTGGCACGTGTGTAGCAATTGCATTTGGACTGGTTGGAGGAGTCTGTGTTG GTTTCATCCTAAGGCTTCCCATCTGGGCAGATCCTGCTGATGACTTCTGCTTTGATGATGAAGCTTACTGGGAG CTCCCTGAGGATGAAGAGACAATCCCTCCGGTTTTGGAGTACAACAACCACATGACACACAAGAGCCAAGACAC ATGTGAATCAAATTTTGCTCTAGAGGAGAGTTAG